CGATCTGTGCGGTAATTGCAATAGGATCATAGCGGTAGAAGGTATCAAAATCGTTGTAGAACAGATGGTCGTTCTTCGCAGCATCAAGTCCATTCCAAACTGGAGATTCCTTCAGCTCTTTCAGTTTATCGCCTTTTTTATCAGGATCATAAGTAGTTAGGAACATGTAGTCAGCTGCATATTCTGGCAATAGCTCCATAGACAGCTGTAGCGTTTGGTTGTCGTTGCTGTTCTTTGCAGGCATTTTCAGCTTAAGCGCGTTATAGAGGGCTTGTCCACCACGGCCAGCATTGTTCCCGAAGGTCCATAGCTCGCCTTTGTCAGTAAGCTCATAGATGCCAAAAGTATCATTTTCATTTACGACATCTTTAAGCTTCTCGCGGCCTTCCGCAGCCTTTTTCTCAAAGTCAGCGATGAATTGTTTGGCTTTGTCAGGTGCACCTACAATATCACCGAACAGTTCTACTGTCTCATAGATATTCGTTGCAGTCCCGTAAGGAATATGAACCGTTGGCGCAATTTTGGATAAAGCA
This window of the Paenibacillus sp. FSL R10-2734 genome carries:
- a CDS encoding ABC transporter substrate-binding protein — translated: MFKRKTLFPILALTMLLSVFVTACGGNNNASSNTPSATSEAKTAPSAEATAATEAPAAETRSYETSKGTVQIPVKPQRIVTDYYGGELLSVGANVVGVEPSTFDNPFLKDLLKNTQDVGAPVNAEKALELTPDLIVVMYDDNYDALSKIAPTVHIPYGTATNIYETVELFGDIVGAPDKAKQFIADFEKKAAEGREKLKDVVNENDTFGIYELTDKGELWTFGNNAGRGGQALYNALKLKMPAKNSNDNQTLQLSMELLPEYAADYMFLTTYDPDKKGDKLKELKESPVWNGLDAAKNDHLFYNDFDTFYRYDPIAITAQIDLFVEMILERNGKK